One genomic region from Salipiger sp. CCB-MM3 encodes:
- a CDS encoding FMN-binding glutamate synthase family protein, whose amino-acid sequence MAFPARYTPLALTGIATLASTTAAIALSPAWLPVALATGALTALGARDLTQKRHSVLRNYPVIGHMRFLLESIRPEIRQYMLESDRDEEPFSRESRALVYQRAKGVEDKRPFGTTENVYSSGYAWITHSAAPVHITDSDFRVEIGGPDCRQPYAASLFNISAMSFGSLSANAILALNTGAKKGGFAHDTGEGSVSKYHREGGGDLIFQVASGYFGCRNDDGSFSPEKFRTQAADPQVKMIELKLSQGAKPGHGGMLPAAKITPEISEARGIPMDRDCISPAAHPSFSTPKGMMEFIGQLRTLSEGKPVGFKLCIGHRREFMCMVKAMLETGIVPDFIVVDGSEGGTGAAPLEFANRVGMPMLEGLSFVNATLRGAGLREQVKVGAAGKITSAFHIARALALGADWCNSARGYMFSIGCIQAQACHTNKCPVGIATQDPKRSRALDVGDKSDRVARYHANTMRALGELAGAAGLTHPIDFRPYHFMFREKDNTFTDGNVAYPYVPNGFLISGEIIPELEEWHERWSRASADSFKTDKIPEGPFDVPAARVA is encoded by the coding sequence ATGGCTTTTCCCGCACGCTACACCCCGCTTGCCCTGACCGGCATTGCCACCCTTGCCAGCACCACCGCCGCGATCGCGCTCAGCCCGGCTTGGCTGCCGGTGGCGCTCGCCACCGGTGCGCTGACCGCGCTTGGCGCGCGCGACCTGACGCAGAAACGCCACTCGGTGCTGCGCAACTACCCGGTTATTGGCCATATGCGGTTCCTTCTGGAATCAATCCGCCCGGAGATCCGCCAGTACATGCTGGAGAGCGATCGCGACGAGGAGCCGTTTTCGCGCGAGTCCCGTGCGCTGGTCTACCAGCGCGCCAAGGGCGTAGAGGACAAGCGCCCCTTCGGCACCACAGAGAACGTCTACAGCTCGGGCTATGCCTGGATCACCCATTCGGCGGCCCCGGTGCATATCACCGACAGCGACTTCCGCGTCGAGATCGGCGGTCCGGACTGCCGACAGCCCTATGCCGCGTCGCTGTTCAACATCTCGGCCATGAGCTTCGGCTCGCTCTCGGCCAATGCGATCCTTGCGCTGAACACCGGCGCCAAGAAGGGCGGGTTTGCGCATGACACCGGCGAGGGCTCGGTGTCGAAATACCACCGCGAAGGCGGAGGCGACCTGATTTTCCAGGTGGCCTCGGGCTACTTCGGCTGCCGCAATGACGATGGCAGCTTCTCGCCCGAGAAGTTTCGCACTCAGGCGGCCGACCCGCAGGTGAAGATGATCGAGCTAAAGCTCAGTCAGGGCGCCAAGCCCGGCCATGGCGGCATGCTTCCGGCGGCGAAGATCACCCCGGAGATTTCCGAGGCGCGCGGCATCCCCATGGACCGCGACTGCATCTCTCCGGCGGCGCACCCGAGCTTTTCGACCCCGAAGGGCATGATGGAATTCATCGGCCAGCTGCGCACGCTCTCGGAGGGCAAGCCGGTGGGCTTCAAGCTCTGCATCGGGCATCGGCGTGAGTTCATGTGCATGGTGAAGGCGATGCTCGAGACGGGGATCGTGCCCGATTTCATCGTGGTGGACGGCAGCGAGGGCGGCACCGGCGCGGCCCCGCTGGAGTTTGCCAACCGGGTCGGCATGCCGATGCTCGAGGGGCTGAGCTTCGTCAACGCGACCCTGCGCGGCGCGGGGCTGCGGGAACAGGTCAAAGTCGGCGCGGCGGGCAAGATCACCTCGGCCTTCCACATCGCGCGGGCGCTCGCGCTCGGCGCGGATTGGTGCAACTCGGCGCGCGGCTACATGTTCTCCATCGGTTGCATCCAGGCCCAGGCGTGTCACACCAATAAATGCCCGGTGGGCATCGCCACGCAGGATCCCAAGCGCTCGCGGGCGCTCGACGTGGGCGACAAATCCGACCGTGTGGCGCGCTACCATGCCAACACCATGCGGGCCTTGGGCGAGCTTGCCGGCGCGGCGGGGCTCACCCATCCGATCGACTTCCGCCCGTATCACTTCATGTTCCGCGAGAAGGACAACACCTTCACCGACGGCAATGTGGCCTATCCCTACGTGCCGAACGGCTTCCTGATCTCGGGCGAGATCATTCCCGAACTGGAAGAGTGGCACGAACGCTGGTCGCGCGCCTCGGCGGACAGTTTCAAGACTGACAAGATCCCCGAGGGCCCCTTCGACGTGCCCGCGGCGCGCGTCGCCTGA
- a CDS encoding flavin reductase family protein, whose amino-acid sequence MKDQTMTSHAFDFAELTPKQRYKLLIGTVIPRPIALITTLSEDGTPNAGSFSFFNILTHDPAIMAVGIEHKPDGTPKDTAANILATGEFTVHISDHALVDQMEICSIKFPADVDELALAGLETAPGETVRSPRILAAPAAFECHLVQTVPVSPARTIVLGEVKRMFVRETLVDPETHYVDQIGIDAVGRLGGHLYARQVDQFERVTPTVEEFVSVSEKAG is encoded by the coding sequence ATGAAAGATCAGACGATGACCAGCCACGCCTTCGACTTCGCCGAGCTGACGCCGAAGCAGCGCTACAAGCTGCTGATCGGCACGGTGATCCCGCGCCCCATCGCGCTGATCACCACCCTGTCGGAGGACGGCACGCCCAACGCGGGCTCCTTCAGCTTTTTCAACATCCTCACCCATGATCCGGCGATCATGGCGGTGGGGATCGAGCACAAGCCCGACGGCACCCCCAAGGACACGGCGGCGAACATCCTCGCCACCGGCGAGTTCACCGTCCACATCTCGGACCATGCGCTCGTCGACCAGATGGAGATCTGCTCAATCAAATTCCCCGCGGATGTCGACGAGCTCGCCCTTGCGGGGCTCGAAACCGCACCCGGAGAGACCGTGCGCAGCCCGCGCATCCTCGCCGCCCCCGCCGCCTTCGAGTGCCATCTGGTGCAGACGGTCCCGGTCAGCCCCGCGCGCACCATCGTGCTGGGCGAGGTCAAGCGCATGTTCGTGCGCGAGACGCTGGTGGACCCGGAAACCCATTACGTCGACCAGATCGGCATCGACGCCGTCGGGCGTCTCGGCGGCCACCTCTACGCGCGTCAGGTCGACCAGTTCGAGCGTGTGACGCCGACGGTGGAGGAATTCGTGAGCGTGTCGGAGAAGGCGGGCTGA